A single Thermoanaerobacterium sp. RBIITD DNA region contains:
- a CDS encoding DUF5714 domain-containing protein produces MITGKCLVCGANLEHRNESIIVKCSKCGKKERACIVCEKEHYLCNACATETVMAKIFQKVPEIDCQNPCDIGERLLIECGYAGNSPHVVVAVAFLLALKNLNLVTFEDVFEGMMRASQIPGGWCGYYGTCGAAVGLGVAVSILTKATPMTDKSRSMANEATAEGLKMVASQGGPRCCIGSVRVVLEVGVKYVKDALGIDFPARRIEIKNCWASRVQPDCKKERCLFWEKPINKNGRCENGECWRDVTEDD; encoded by the coding sequence ATGATTACTGGAAAATGCCTTGTATGTGGTGCTAACCTGGAACATCGTAACGAAAGCATAATTGTCAAGTGTTCTAAATGTGGGAAAAAAGAGAGGGCGTGTATTGTTTGTGAAAAAGAGCATTATCTTTGTAATGCTTGTGCAACCGAAACTGTGATGGCTAAAATTTTTCAAAAGGTACCCGAGATTGATTGCCAAAATCCCTGTGATATTGGAGAAAGACTTTTAATTGAATGTGGCTATGCTGGTAATTCTCCGCATGTTGTTGTTGCAGTAGCTTTTTTGTTGGCTTTAAAGAATTTGAATTTGGTGACGTTTGAAGATGTTTTTGAAGGAATGATGCGGGCTTCTCAAATTCCAGGTGGGTGGTGTGGGTATTACGGCACATGTGGAGCTGCAGTCGGACTGGGTGTTGCTGTTAGTATATTAACAAAAGCTACACCTATGACAGATAAGTCGCGTAGTATGGCAAATGAAGCTACTGCTGAAGGGTTAAAAATGGTGGCATCACAAGGTGGACCAAGGTGCTGTATAGGTTCTGTGCGTGTGGTTTTAGAAGTTGGAGTAAAGTATGTAAAGGATGCGCTCGGGATTGACTTTCCTGCGCGAAGAATAGAAATAAAAAATTGCTGGGCAAGTAGAGTGCAACCGGATTGTAAAAAGGAAAGATGTCTTTTTTGGGAAAAACCAATAAATAAAAATGGGAGGTGTGAAAATGGAGAATGTTGGAGAGATGTTACAGAAGATGATTAA
- a CDS encoding ATP-grasp domain-containing protein — protein MQASNYVLFVSISKYLDYYINLAHRLGYKVILLSRKIDMDALIMVDVPVEVELNDKELVMQKVKELRNKFNICAAFTTNEYRVPLAKEIAVLLGLAHPVDLDAVLKCRNKKLTREKLADKGISPVRYQVATCSCSAKKFASEIGYPVVVKPSNDSGSRNVFCCRNEAELIEAFNIITNTKVNHVNEELDSDILVEEFLKGPEFSVEAGTDDEKTVIYSITAKMTTPLPYAVEIGHLSPARLDPLIKQQIEDLVRQAIDALGLRRCVTHTEIKLTPNGPRIVEVNARPGGDEIPRLVHITTGYDIRQIALYLALGYSLEEMPRDSVVARSAAIRFFVSEMDGEVMKFYLNNIKDNSHVLELEFYVRSGDYVTKTVDNFSRLGHIICYDPEGEMADQLVNALVEQVQITINPKERGGCIC, from the coding sequence ATGCAAGCTAGTAATTATGTATTGTTTGTTTCCATTAGTAAATATTTAGATTATTATATCAACCTTGCTCATCGGTTAGGGTACAAAGTTATTCTTTTAAGCAGAAAAATAGATATGGATGCATTGATAATGGTAGATGTTCCTGTAGAAGTCGAATTAAACGATAAGGAATTAGTTATGCAAAAAGTCAAAGAATTGCGAAACAAGTTCAATATTTGTGCTGCGTTTACAACAAATGAGTATCGTGTTCCTCTAGCAAAGGAGATTGCTGTGTTGCTTGGTTTGGCACATCCTGTCGACCTCGATGCAGTCTTGAAATGCCGCAATAAGAAACTTACAAGGGAAAAGTTAGCAGATAAAGGAATTTCACCTGTTAGGTATCAAGTTGCAACTTGTAGTTGTAGTGCAAAAAAGTTTGCGTCGGAAATTGGCTATCCCGTCGTTGTAAAGCCTTCTAATGATTCTGGAAGTCGTAATGTATTTTGTTGCCGAAATGAGGCTGAACTAATAGAAGCATTTAATATTATTACCAATACTAAAGTAAATCATGTAAATGAAGAGCTTGATTCAGATATTCTAGTAGAAGAGTTTTTAAAAGGTCCGGAATTTAGCGTGGAAGCTGGAACTGATGATGAGAAAACGGTTATATATTCGATTACTGCTAAAATGACAACTCCTCTTCCTTATGCTGTAGAGATTGGTCATCTAAGTCCTGCTAGATTAGATCCGCTTATAAAGCAACAAATTGAGGATCTGGTTAGGCAGGCCATAGATGCTCTAGGTCTTAGAAGATGTGTAACACATACGGAAATCAAACTTACGCCTAATGGGCCCAGGATTGTAGAAGTCAATGCTCGCCCGGGAGGTGATGAAATACCACGGCTTGTACATATTACTACAGGTTACGATATTCGTCAGATTGCACTTTACTTGGCTTTAGGGTATAGTCTTGAGGAAATGCCTCGTGATTCCGTTGTGGCAAGATCAGCAGCGATTCGTTTTTTTGTTAGTGAGATGGATGGTGAAGTTATGAAATTTTATCTTAACAATATAAAAGATAATAGCCATGTTTTGGAGTTGGAGTTTTATGTTCGCTCTGGTGACTATGTTACGAAAACGGTCGATAATTTCTCGCGTTTAGGTCATATTATTTGTTATGACCCAGAGGGTGAGATGGCAGATCAGCTTGTTAATGCTTTAGTTGAACAAGTGCAAATTACTATAAATCCAAAAGAAAGAGGAGGATGTATATGTTAA
- a CDS encoding carboxymuconolactone decarboxylase, translating into MLNFISQLEKSFAEFITEAYQNQTLCNKSKAIVLLTFALSEENPELVKEGLMKAKQEGLTNEEIAQIEAIVIALKGRKIVQLLTTGTSTKPGSNEGTNKSSCCCQ; encoded by the coding sequence ATGTTAAATTTTATCTCTCAATTGGAAAAAAGTTTTGCTGAATTTATTACTGAAGCCTATCAAAACCAAACTCTTTGTAACAAAAGTAAGGCGATAGTGCTTCTGACATTTGCTCTTTCAGAAGAAAATCCAGAACTTGTAAAAGAGGGTCTTATGAAAGCAAAACAAGAAGGATTGACCAATGAAGAGATTGCACAAATTGAAGCAATAGTAATTGCATTGAAAGGCCGAAAAATTGTACAGCTTTTGACAACAGGAACTTCCACAAAGCCAGGAAGTAACGAAGGAACGAACAAAAGTTCATGTTGCTGTCAATAA
- a CDS encoding permease, with protein MSVATIFYELLRIGKFIWDSFMHIWWLLLITIPLAVWVNISDTGKYVKKLTNYNVFLSIFFGTVIGAFSPFCSCSVIPVITSFLIAGVPLAAVMSFWIASPSMDPEIFFLSVASLGWPLAFARLVATFFLSLGGGLITHFFVSKGWIGKDYLKLNREPQHTIFSLRNLKGRIKAILYKLSNAKKQQISNSKNACCEEAIPNIGAVNEEMNLLEINFTAKPQKDFSQQEKAKTSCCSEINMSPSIIYLASVQKQETNCCSISKVQEAESSCCNNILLDENNKKFTWEDFWKELMNVLWMVGKYLFIAYFLEAVISFYVPKEWIQNLLGVRNPFSVLYATILGVPLYTTNLTALGLIGGLLAKNMSGGAALAFLISGATTTLPAMSAVYGIVSKRVFLLYLGIIAVGAIFFGYTYQIIEMILLKT; from the coding sequence ATGAGTGTAGCTACTATTTTTTATGAACTACTCAGAATAGGGAAGTTTATTTGGGATTCATTTATGCACATCTGGTGGCTACTTTTAATTACCATTCCTTTGGCGGTGTGGGTGAATATCAGTGACACTGGAAAGTATGTAAAAAAACTAACAAATTACAATGTTTTTTTGTCAATATTTTTTGGTACTGTTATTGGAGCATTTAGCCCATTTTGTTCATGTAGTGTTATACCCGTAATTACTTCTTTTTTAATAGCAGGTGTTCCACTTGCCGCTGTAATGTCTTTCTGGATTGCTTCGCCATCAATGGATCCAGAAATCTTTTTTCTTAGTGTTGCATCACTTGGTTGGCCGCTTGCTTTTGCAAGATTAGTTGCTACTTTCTTCTTAAGTCTTGGTGGAGGATTAATCACACACTTTTTTGTTTCAAAAGGATGGATAGGTAAAGACTATCTAAAGCTCAACAGAGAGCCACAGCATACTATCTTTTCTTTACGAAATCTAAAAGGAAGGATAAAAGCAATTTTGTATAAATTATCCAATGCAAAGAAACAACAAATCTCCAACAGCAAAAATGCCTGCTGTGAAGAAGCTATACCTAACATAGGCGCTGTAAATGAAGAAATGAATCTTCTTGAGATTAATTTTACAGCAAAACCACAGAAAGATTTTTCACAGCAAGAAAAAGCAAAAACATCATGCTGTTCGGAAATCAATATGTCGCCTTCTATTATATATTTGGCTTCAGTACAAAAGCAAGAAACTAATTGTTGCTCAATCTCAAAAGTACAAGAAGCGGAATCATCTTGTTGTAACAATATTCTTTTAGATGAGAACAACAAAAAATTTACCTGGGAAGACTTTTGGAAAGAACTTATGAATGTTTTATGGATGGTGGGGAAATATCTCTTTATTGCCTATTTCTTGGAGGCAGTTATTTCATTTTATGTACCTAAGGAATGGATCCAGAACCTGTTGGGAGTTCGCAATCCTTTTTCTGTACTATATGCTACAATTCTTGGTGTTCCTCTCTATACCACAAATCTTACAGCGCTGGGTTTGATTGGAGGACTACTTGCGAAGAATATGAGTGGAGGAGCTGCTCTGGCCTTCTTGATTTCTGGGGCAACCACTACACTTCCTGCCATGTCCGCTGTATATGGAATTGTCTCGAAGCGTGTCTTTTTACTTTATTTAGGTATTATTGCGGTCGGTGCTATCTTTTTTGGTTATACTTACCAAATAATAGAGATGATTTTGCTAAAGACGTAA
- a CDS encoding replication-associated recombination protein A: MDMFQFAQNNFRKNNAPLADRMRPTTLDEFVGQKHILGHDKLLYRAIKADKVRSLIFYGPPGTGKTTLANIIANTTKSSFEKLNAVTSGVADIKKIVNESKDRLSMYGKRTILFIDEIHRFNKSQQDALLPYVEDGTIILIGATTENPYFEVIRPLVSRSMIFELYPLSNEDIKEIVLRALDDVERGLGNEKIKITDDALNHIITYSDGDARTALNAIELAYLTTEKDKNGIINIDIDVAQECIQKKVLKYDKDGDNHYDTISAFIKSMRGSDPDAVLYWLAKMIYAGEDPLFIARRIVICASEDVGNADPNALNIAVSAMQAVNQIGMPESRIILAQAAIYVACAPKSNSSIEGIDSALNDVKNFKTGAVPKHLQDAHYKDAEKLKRGIGYKYAHDFKNHYVKQQYLPNELLGKTYYKPSLMGYEKKISEWLNFLKKNDDTKG, translated from the coding sequence ATGGATATGTTTCAATTTGCACAAAACAATTTTAGAAAAAACAATGCGCCGTTGGCAGATCGCATGAGGCCAACTACTCTTGATGAGTTTGTTGGTCAAAAGCATATATTAGGGCATGACAAGCTTCTATATAGAGCTATAAAAGCTGACAAAGTCAGATCGTTAATATTTTATGGACCTCCTGGTACAGGTAAGACAACACTTGCAAATATAATAGCTAATACGACGAAATCTAGTTTCGAAAAATTAAATGCTGTAACATCAGGTGTGGCAGATATAAAGAAAATAGTGAATGAGTCAAAAGATAGATTGTCTATGTATGGAAAAAGAACCATATTATTTATTGATGAGATACACAGATTTAATAAATCACAACAGGATGCATTGCTTCCGTATGTTGAAGATGGAACAATAATTTTGATCGGTGCCACAACTGAAAATCCTTATTTTGAGGTTATCCGCCCTTTAGTATCTAGATCAATGATATTTGAACTTTATCCTCTTAGTAATGAAGATATAAAAGAAATAGTTTTACGAGCTTTGGATGATGTAGAGCGGGGACTTGGAAATGAAAAGATTAAGATAACGGATGATGCGTTAAATCATATAATTACATATTCTGATGGTGATGCAAGGACGGCTTTGAATGCTATAGAATTAGCATATCTTACAACTGAAAAAGATAAAAATGGTATTATAAACATTGATATCGATGTTGCACAGGAATGTATTCAAAAGAAAGTATTAAAATATGACAAAGATGGCGACAATCATTATGACACAATTTCCGCATTTATAAAAAGCATGAGAGGATCAGATCCAGATGCAGTATTGTATTGGCTTGCGAAAATGATTTATGCGGGAGAAGATCCTCTATTTATAGCGAGGAGAATCGTTATATGTGCATCTGAAGATGTGGGAAATGCTGATCCTAATGCACTTAACATAGCAGTATCTGCTATGCAAGCGGTAAATCAGATCGGAATGCCTGAAAGTAGAATAATACTTGCACAAGCGGCAATTTATGTCGCATGTGCACCGAAAAGCAATTCCTCCATAGAAGGTATTGATTCTGCTCTGAATGATGTTAAAAATTTTAAAACAGGTGCTGTACCAAAACACTTACAGGATGCTCATTATAAAGATGCAGAGAAATTAAAAAGAGGTATTGGATATAAATATGCACATGATTTTAAAAATCATTATGTTAAGCAGCAATACCTTCCAAATGAATTATTAGGAAAAACATATTATAAGCCTTCTTTAATGGGTTACGAAAAGAAAATATCTGAATGGTTAAATTTCTTAAAAAAGAATGATGACACAAAAGGATAA
- a CDS encoding Rrf2 family transcriptional regulator, protein MKLSTKGRYGVQAMFELALYYGEGPISLKVIAENEGLSEHYLEQLIAVLRKADLVKSIRGAQGGYMLSAPPDKITVGDVIRTLEGSLAPSDCVVEDIPFECSRSGGCPTKVVLEKIRDAINKVIDSITLQDMVDDYKKMIQKNSYMYYI, encoded by the coding sequence ATGAAATTATCAACAAAAGGGAGATATGGAGTTCAAGCTATGTTTGAGCTTGCTTTGTATTATGGTGAGGGACCAATATCATTAAAGGTTATAGCAGAAAATGAAGGCTTATCAGAACATTATTTAGAACAGCTTATTGCTGTTTTGAGAAAAGCTGATTTGGTAAAAAGTATACGTGGAGCACAAGGCGGGTATATGTTATCGGCTCCGCCTGATAAGATTACTGTAGGTGACGTTATTAGGACGTTGGAAGGATCACTTGCTCCTTCAGACTGTGTAGTAGAAGACATACCATTTGAGTGCAGCAGATCAGGGGGATGTCCAACAAAAGTAGTATTAGAAAAAATCAGAGATGCTATAAATAAAGTAATTGATTCAATAACGCTACAAGATATGGTTGATGACTACAAAAAAATGATACAGAAAAATTCTTATATGTATTATATATAG
- the nifS gene encoding cysteine desulfurase NifS, with the protein MNRIYLDNAATTPIRSEVLNSMMPFFDNRFGNPSALYSHGQEAKKAIEEARDKVAVAIGASADEIFFTSGGTESDNWALIGAAYALKNKGNHIITTSIEHHAVLHTCQYLKKQGFEITYLPVDEYGLVDPNDLKEAIKDNTILVSVMFANNEIGTIEPIEDLVKVVHERGVMFHTDAVQAVGNVPIDLKKLDVDMMSISAHKIYGPKGIGALYIKKGIRIDSLIHGGAQERNRRAGTENVAGIVGFGTAIELITKNIDEHIRKLTRLRDKLIDGILKIPYTRLNGHPNKRLPGNVNVSFEFVDGESLILSLDMEGICVSSGSACTAGSIDPSHVLLAIGLPQEIAHGSLRLTIGEENTEEEIDTVINKLPKIVDRLRQMSPLFERVKEEKKLV; encoded by the coding sequence ATGAATAGGATTTATCTTGACAATGCAGCAACTACACCAATAAGATCGGAAGTTTTAAATTCTATGATGCCATTTTTTGATAATCGTTTTGGTAATCCGTCAGCACTATACTCTCATGGACAAGAGGCTAAAAAGGCCATTGAAGAAGCTAGAGATAAGGTGGCGGTTGCGATTGGGGCTAGTGCTGATGAAATTTTTTTTACAAGTGGAGGCACTGAATCAGATAATTGGGCGCTCATAGGTGCTGCATATGCTCTTAAAAATAAAGGGAACCATATAATAACCACTAGCATAGAACATCACGCTGTTTTGCATACGTGCCAATACCTTAAAAAGCAAGGCTTTGAGATAACTTATTTGCCTGTTGATGAGTATGGATTAGTAGATCCCAACGACTTAAAAGAAGCAATAAAAGATAATACAATACTTGTTTCTGTGATGTTCGCAAATAACGAGATTGGGACAATTGAGCCTATAGAAGATCTTGTCAAGGTGGTACATGAAAGAGGTGTGATGTTTCATACAGATGCAGTACAAGCAGTTGGCAATGTACCTATTGATTTAAAAAAACTGGATGTCGATATGATGTCAATTTCGGCACATAAAATCTATGGTCCCAAAGGTATCGGTGCTCTTTATATTAAAAAAGGAATAAGAATTGATTCGTTAATACATGGTGGAGCCCAAGAAAGAAATAGAAGGGCAGGAACAGAAAATGTCGCCGGAATTGTTGGATTTGGTACAGCGATAGAACTTATTACTAAAAACATTGATGAACACATAAGGAAACTGACAAGGCTTAGAGATAAGCTTATAGATGGGATACTCAAAATACCATATACCCGCCTAAATGGACATCCAAATAAAAGGCTGCCTGGAAATGTCAATGTTTCTTTTGAATTTGTTGATGGCGAATCGCTTATATTAAGTCTTGACATGGAAGGAATTTGCGTATCAAGTGGTTCTGCATGTACCGCAGGCAGCATTGATCCATCTCATGTATTACTAGCAATTGGCCTACCGCAAGAAATAGCACATGGTTCATTGCGACTAACTATAGGAGAAGAAAACACAGAAGAAGAAATCGATACGGTAATAAATAAACTGCCTAAAATAGTAGATAGATTGAGGCAGATGTCGCCACTTTTTGAAAGAGTTAAAGAGGAGAAAAAACTTGTATAG
- a CDS encoding helix-turn-helix transcriptional regulator has translation MDLYIGTKIKALRLQKKISQSQLCDNFMNRVVLSRIENNKALPSLEQLIHISEKLKVPLSYFINDIKYDELIENDDSSSFIISDLFNNQNYYEIVKLIEYNHDEFSKTQDFNKYYYAGASFFNIGLYNDALKYLKRYVNLFLKSKEDIQKQNIDNFCHALNILFKIMLKNRNYEKGINYLELAKKYLYALDSLNYSISFVIHNNLAYLYLKTNQFQKVINLLESFVNTHDNLIYINAMPHIYMSLNIACYNMGYYEKSIKYIKKAILLFKYYENEFDAARCHLNYINSLRYSGNFDKAFEIVNRCKNEYKKYNKLYLSFFIQEMILYFNIGNYDKVMEISSEIEVHQLSEMSKHNYEFMMGHIKYLHNDFDNAYNLLKKCEKYFLTQYYYGDLLMLYDDLYCITNDISYKAKSNQLINKVGRKNIVMDS, from the coding sequence GTGGATCTTTATATAGGTACTAAAATAAAGGCTTTGAGACTTCAAAAGAAAATTTCTCAAAGTCAATTGTGCGATAATTTTATGAACAGAGTTGTTTTAAGCAGGATTGAGAATAACAAAGCCCTACCTTCTTTAGAACAGCTTATTCACATATCTGAAAAGCTTAAAGTGCCTTTAAGTTATTTTATTAATGACATTAAATACGATGAATTAATAGAAAATGATGATAGCTCATCATTCATCATCAGTGATTTATTTAATAACCAGAATTATTATGAAATAGTAAAATTAATTGAGTACAATCATGATGAATTTTCAAAGACACAAGATTTCAATAAATATTATTATGCTGGTGCGTCTTTTTTTAACATAGGTTTATATAATGATGCCTTAAAATATCTAAAAAGATATGTTAATTTATTTCTTAAATCAAAGGAAGATATTCAAAAGCAGAATATAGATAATTTTTGTCATGCTTTAAACATATTATTTAAAATAATGCTTAAAAATCGGAATTATGAAAAGGGGATAAACTATCTAGAACTTGCTAAGAAATATTTATACGCACTTGACTCTTTAAACTATTCCATCAGTTTTGTTATACATAATAATCTAGCTTATCTTTATCTAAAGACAAATCAATTTCAAAAGGTAATAAACTTGCTGGAAAGTTTTGTGAATACCCATGATAATCTAATATATATAAATGCTATGCCGCACATTTATATGTCTTTAAACATAGCTTGCTATAACATGGGTTATTATGAAAAGTCTATTAAATATATTAAAAAGGCTATATTGTTGTTTAAGTATTATGAAAATGAATTTGATGCGGCAAGATGTCATCTAAACTATATAAATTCCCTACGATATAGCGGTAATTTTGATAAGGCTTTTGAAATAGTCAATAGATGTAAAAATGAATACAAGAAATATAATAAGCTATACTTAAGCTTTTTCATTCAGGAAATGATATTATATTTCAATATCGGCAATTATGACAAAGTAATGGAGATTTCAAGTGAGATAGAAGTCCACCAACTCTCTGAAATGAGTAAACACAATTATGAATTTATGATGGGCCATATAAAATATTTGCATAATGACTTTGATAATGCTTATAATTTACTTAAAAAATGTGAAAAGTATTTTTTAACACAATACTATTATGGCGATTTATTGATGCTTTATGATGATTTATACTGCATAACAAATGATATTTCTTATAAGGCAAAATCTAATCAACTTATAAATAAAGTCGGGAGAAAAAATATAGTGATGGATTCATGA
- a CDS encoding 4Fe-4S cluster-binding domain-containing protein has translation MKPSRFTIELDIDGGKYLYNSLSNAYAKVDEDHYETYLKIKNNNPDYDEKMSMDLYNGGFVINDNEDEIGYMNFFEKVIRYGSSSLGLTIAPILQCNFRCKYCYEAHENSFMSNDVQKLLIEFVTKNISRYKNISVSWYGGEPLLAYQTIVSLSKELINMHRY, from the coding sequence ATGAAACCATCAAGATTTACAATTGAACTTGATATTGATGGAGGTAAGTATTTATACAATTCGCTAAGTAATGCTTATGCGAAAGTTGATGAAGACCATTATGAAACATATTTAAAAATTAAGAATAATAATCCGGATTATGATGAAAAAATGTCGATGGACTTATATAATGGTGGGTTTGTCATTAATGATAATGAAGATGAAATTGGATATATGAACTTTTTCGAAAAAGTTATAAGATATGGAAGTAGTTCATTAGGCTTGACTATTGCCCCTATATTGCAATGTAATTTCAGATGCAAATATTGCTATGAAGCACATGAAAATTCATTTATGTCTAATGATGTACAAAAATTATTAATTGAATTTGTTACTAAAAATATAAGTAGGTATAAAAATATTTCAGTCTCTTGGTATGGTGGTGAGCCATTATTAGCCTATCAGACCATTGTAAGCTTGTCTAAAGAATTGATAAATATGCATAGATATTAA
- a CDS encoding CPBP family intramembrane glutamic endopeptidase yields MFKKLNILIFLYFIFEMALYFSKFIMTYLFEGIYHFFNLKDNDPFLRISSNLIYNYTIQILMLFLALYLLKRFKYTKYIKISVKAIIKLIAFTILLFICTKYALSMFSNNFLWTELKYAIKEWSKLDYIVAILQVALFMLVALAEEYLFRIILYLKILEISNFKNNTLKTIFSIILTNILFSIGHLSMQNYDFYMLLQVFISGIYFSYLFLRTNNIYLACIMHFNYDFPIMAIVDKKYYFQIASLIISVVLIEGYFIIKYYYLKLFNKCEQS; encoded by the coding sequence ATGTTTAAAAAACTTAATATTTTAATTTTTTTATACTTTATTTTTGAAATGGCTTTATATTTTTCTAAATTTATAATGACATATTTGTTTGAAGGTATATACCATTTTTTTAATCTAAAAGATAATGATCCATTTCTTAGAATAAGTAGTAATTTAATTTATAATTATACTATACAAATTCTTATGTTGTTTTTGGCGTTATATTTGCTAAAAAGGTTTAAATATACGAAATATATAAAGATATCTGTAAAGGCAATTATAAAACTAATTGCCTTTACAATATTACTATTTATATGTACTAAGTATGCACTAAGTATGTTCAGCAATAATTTTTTATGGACTGAGCTTAAATATGCTATTAAAGAATGGAGTAAATTAGATTATATTGTCGCAATATTACAAGTAGCCTTATTTATGTTGGTTGCTTTAGCAGAAGAGTATTTATTTAGAATAATACTTTATTTAAAAATTCTTGAAATATCTAATTTTAAAAATAATACTCTAAAAACAATATTTAGTATAATATTAACAAATATATTATTTTCAATTGGACATCTTTCAATGCAAAATTATGATTTTTATATGCTTTTACAAGTATTTATATCCGGTATTTACTTTAGTTATTTATTTTTAAGAACTAACAATATTTACTTAGCTTGCATAATGCATTTTAATTACGATTTTCCGATTATGGCAATAGTCGATAAAAAATATTATTTCCAAATAGCTTCTTTAATAATTTCGGTTGTTTTAATAGAAGGATATTTTATCATTAAATATTATTATTTAAAATTATTTAATAAATGCGAACAGAGTTAA
- a CDS encoding CPBP family intramembrane glutamic endopeptidase — protein MIKGKELLKIILIILAIVLALYPILYGIEIFILKSNNPNTKTIVNYIIQITLLIIAIYLLKKFNFMNYVKLSLKSILELTVYTLLLLILTILLLNVFRIRYYFIWNTGKSYATLIFQNFYFVFVGLGEELLFRVILYYKILDTIILKNKKLRMMIAVIITSFLFTIAHIPVLSVKNIEIFSTLNIFIWGIFFSYLYLRTKNIYIAAIVHFFTDAGIMIDYTDVYFSNMHLNVVLTTFIYIITSVIIIEIYNICKHFYNKKVCGKENFNLK, from the coding sequence ATGATAAAAGGAAAAGAATTACTGAAAATAATTCTAATTATACTTGCTATTGTACTAGCATTATATCCAATTTTATATGGAATAGAAATTTTTATATTAAAAAGCAATAATCCAAATACAAAAACAATAGTGAATTATATTATACAGATTACATTATTAATCATTGCGATATATTTGTTAAAAAAATTTAATTTTATGAATTATGTAAAATTATCCTTAAAATCAATTCTTGAATTAACAGTTTATACCTTGTTATTACTGATATTAACAATACTATTATTAAATGTATTCCGGATAAGATATTATTTTATATGGAATACAGGGAAAAGCTATGCAACATTAATTTTTCAAAATTTTTATTTTGTTTTTGTAGGGTTGGGCGAAGAATTATTATTTAGAGTAATTTTGTATTATAAAATTTTAGATACAATTATACTAAAAAATAAAAAGCTTAGAATGATGATTGCTGTTATTATTACAAGTTTTTTATTTACAATTGCGCATATACCTGTATTAAGTGTTAAAAATATAGAAATATTTAGTACTTTAAATATTTTTATATGGGGTATATTTTTCAGTTATCTTTATTTAAGAACGAAGAACATATATATCGCAGCAATTGTACATTTCTTTACAGATGCTGGAATTATGATAGATTATACTGACGTATATTTTAGCAATATGCATTTAAACGTTGTTTTAACTACATTTATTTATATAATTACATCTGTTATAATAATTGAAATATACAATATTTGCAAACATTTTTACAATAAAAAAGTCTGCGGGAAAGAAAATTTCAATTTGAAATAA
- a CDS encoding MFS transporter, translating to MNLSIFKRKNFLFLITGKFISLLGSEMQNFALSLYVLKITGSATKFASVLAITLVPQIIFGNIAGVLADWFDRKKLLMMLDLLSAAIVAIYAIIFKMNGVLTLTQIYILSVLLSTISSMFNPTIGGSSYTIHCRR from the coding sequence ATGAATCTCTCTATTTTTAAGAGAAAGAATTTTTTATTTCTTATTACTGGAAAATTTATATCTCTCCTTGGAAGTGAAATGCAAAATTTTGCATTGTCGTTGTACGTTTTAAAAATTACGGGATCTGCAACAAAATTTGCATCAGTATTGGCTATTACTTTAGTACCTCAAATAATATTTGGCAATATTGCAGGTGTCCTTGCCGACTGGTTTGATAGAAAAAAATTACTTATGATGTTAGATTTACTAAGCGCAGCAATTGTTGCAATTTATGCTATCATTTTTAAAATGAATGGCGTTTTAACATTAACTCAAATTTATATTTTATCAGTTTTACTTTCGACTATTTCCTCAATGTTTAATCCTACAATAGGAGGGAGCAGTTATACCATCCATTGCAGAAGATGA